A single window of Venturia canescens isolate UGA chromosome 3, ASM1945775v1, whole genome shotgun sequence DNA harbors:
- the l(1)G0020 gene encoding RNA cytidine acetyltransferase isoform X1, with protein MVRKKIDNRIRVLIENGVISGHRTMFVIVGEKARDQVVLLHHMLSKSVVKARPSVLWCYKKELGFSSHRKKRMKSIQKKVKAGKLDVNEDDPFELFVVSTNIRYCYYNETHKILGNTYGMCVLQDFEALTPNLLARTIETVEGGGVIILLLQSVTSLKKLYTMSMDVHQRFRTEAHQDVVCRFNERFLLSLASCDRCLVVDDQLRVLPISSQNLKIEALPKGETTSEEQAELETLKESFKDTQPVSSLINCCKTVDQAKALLKFIETISEKTLRSTVSLTAARGRGKSATLGLAIAGAVAFGYSNIYISSPSPENLNTLFEFVFKGFDALAYQEHLDYGLVQSTNPEFNKATVRVNVFRDHRQTIQYIHPTDVHKLSQAELLVIDEAAAIPLPYVKAMLGPYLVFLSSTINGYEGTGRSLSLKLLQQLRSQTTTPNHQDKSDKSKSEKSLLGRQLYELTLDESIRYKPGDAVEEWLTNLLCLDAMTHAPILSGCPPPDICQLYYINRDTLFSYHKASELFLQRLVALYVASHYKNSPNDLQMMSDAPAHHLFCLLGPVDPNRKSLPEILVVIQVCLEGEVSKETIADGLGRGRRAAGDLIPWTIAQQYQDNDFPRLAGARIVRLATHPDYQGMGYGSRAMELLRQYYEMKIPNLDEKSDEAASTEISRIADEHLDLLEETIEPRASLPPLLLKLTERRPESLDYIGVSYGLTEPLLKFWKRSNFVPVYLRQTANDITAEHSCIMLCKIVSDEDKDFGWLEAYWKDFRRRFTTLLSYSFNNYSPSLALGILTNKAVKSTNTVIKKEMLDAFFTPYDLKRLGMYSNNMADYHLIMDLLPPLARLYFLNLMGETHFSPVQAAILLGLGLQHKTVDKLAEELDLPSSQLLGLFNRVVRKSMQFLNGVAEEFVESTMMRSERSNDEIRVDAEKGKSMNAELEAAAKELQAKQRAELAKLKQENLKQYAIKGTDEDWDNVLKSNSSKSLISIKSGEKRANVSMNDALDEISGGDRKNNKKKKRFSKG; from the exons ATGGTTCGTAAAAAGATTGACAACCGTATACGAGTTTTAATCGAAAATGGAGTTATCAGTGGACACAGAACAATGTTCGTTATTGTTGGAGAAAAAGCGAGGGATCAG gtTGTTCTTCTCCATCACATGTTATCGAAATCCGTCGTTAAAGCACGACCCTCCGTTCTATGGTGTTATAAAAAAGAGTTGGGGTTCAGTAGCCATCGCAAAAAACGTATGAAATCCATTCAGAAAAAAGTTAAAGCAGGGAAACTTGATGTCAACGAGGACGACCCTTTCGAATTGTTTGTTGTATCAACAAACATCCGTTACTGTTATTATAACGAGACACATAAAATTTTAGGAAACACATACGGAATGTGTGTCCTTCAG GATTTTGAAGCTCTCACACCAAATCTCTTGGCTCGTACTATAGAAACTGTGGAAGGTGGAGGAGTGATAATATTACTGTTACAATCCGTTacgtctttgaaaaaattgtatacaATGAGCATGGATGTTCATCAGCGTTTTCGGACCGAGGCACATCAG gATGTAGTCTGTAGATTCaacgaaagatttttattgTCCCTTGCTTCTTGCGACCGTTGTCTCGTTGTGGATGATCAACTACGAGTTTTACCAATATCGTCGCAAAACTTGAAAATAGAAGCCCTGCCAAAAGGTGAAACTACGAGCGAGGAACAAGCTGAGCTTGAAACGCTAAAGGAAAGTTTCAAGGACACACAGCCAGTTTCATCACTGATAAACTGCTGCAAAACGGTTGATCAGGCCAAAGCTcttctcaaattcatcgaaaCGATATCCGAAAAGACTTTAAGATCAACCGTTTCGTTAACCGCGGCGAGAGGTCGTGGAAAATCTGCGACTCTTGGTCTCGCCATCGCCGGAGCTGTCGCTTTCGGATACTCGAACATTTACATCTCAAGTCCAAGTCCAGAAAATTTGAACACGTTGTTCGAGTTTGTTTTCAAAG GTTTCGATGCTCTGGCTTACCAGGAACATCTCGATTACGGCCTGGTTCAATCAACAAATCCAGAATTCAATAAAGCGACTGTCCGCGTCAACGTTTTTCGAGATCACAGACAAACGATCCAGTACATCCATCCAACGGACGTACACAAATTGAGTCAAGCGGAATTGCTCGTAATTGACGAAGCAGCAGCGATTCCGCTGCCTTACGTCAAAGCGATGCTCGGCCCTTATCTTGTTTTCCTTTCCTCGACGATCAACGGCTACGAGGGTACAGGacgttctctttctctcaaatTGTTGCAACAACTGAGATCTCAAACTACCACACCGAATCATCAGGATAAATCCGACAAATCGAAATCGGAAAAATCTCTTCTCGGTCGACAACTTTACGAGCTTACGCTCGACGAATCTATTCGTTACAAACCCGGCGACGCCGTCGAAGAGTGGCTCACAAATTTACTCTGCCTCGATGCCATGACTCACGCGCCGATCCTTTCCGGATGTCCACCGCCCGACATTTGCCAAttgtattatatcaatcgaGATACTCTTTTCTCGTATCACAAAGCCTCAGAGTTGTTTCTTCAAAGACTTGTCGCACTTTACGTCGCTTCTCACTACAAG aATAGTCCAAACGATCTCCAAATGATGTCGGACGCACCAGCTCATCACCTCTTCTGTCTCCTTGGCCCGGTCGATCCCAACAGAAAATCTCTGCCCGAAATTTTGGTGGTTATACAAGTATGTCTGGAAGGCGAAGTCAGCAAAGAAACGATAGCCGATGGATTGGGACGGGGACGAAGAGCCGCAGGTGATCTTATACCGTGGACAATCGCGCAGCAGTATCAGGACAATGATTTTCCAAGATTAGCTGGCGCTCGGATCGTGCGTTTAGCTACGCATCCTGATTATCAAGGC ATGGGTTACGGAAGTCGAGCTATGGAATTACTCAGACAATATTACGAAATGAAAATACcgaatctcgatgaaaaatctGACGAGGCAGCGAGCACGGAAATTTCTCGAATTGCGGACGAACATTTGGACCTTCTCGAGGAAACAATCG aacCCAGAGCATCTCTGCCACCACTTCTGCTCAAATTGACTGAACGACGACCCGAAAGTTTGGACTACATTGGCGTGTCTTACGGACTGACGGAGCCTCTtttaaaattctggaaaagATCAAACTTCGTTCCGGTTTATCTGAG GCAAACTGCAAATGACATAACTGCTGAACATTCATGCATAATGCTGTGCAAAATCGTTTCGGACGAAGACAAAGACTTTGGATGGCTCGAGGCTTATTGGAAAGATTTTCGACGAAGATTTACTACCCTTCTGTCGTACTCTTTCAATAACTATTCCCCGTCTTTAGCTCTCGGGATTCTCACGAATAAAGCTGTTAAATCTACGAACACAG TTatcaaaaaagaaatgttGGACGCATTCTTCACGCCTTACGATCTGAAGCGTTTGGGAATGTACAGTAATAATATGGCTGATTATCATTTGATAATGGATTTGTTGCCGCCTCTGGCACGTCTGTATTTCCTCAATTTGATGGGAGAGACGCACTTTTCACCGGTTCAAGCG GCAATACTTCTCGGGCTGGGTCTTCAACACAAAACGGTGGACAAGCTCGCGGAAGAATTGGATTTGCCATCGTCACAATTGCTCGGTTTGTTTAACCGAGTTGTACGAAAGTCGATGCAATTCCTGAACGGCGTAGCCGAGGAATTTGTTGAAAGTACGATGATGAGAAGCGAAAGATCAAACGACGAGATACGTGTCGATGCGGAAAAGGGAAAAAGCATGAACGCCGAGTTGGAAGCCGCAGCTAAG GAACTTCAAGCCAAACAACGTGCCGAATTAGCCAAATTAAAACAGGAAAATTTGAAGCAGTACGCGATAAAAGGCACCGACGAAGATTGGGACAACGTTCTCAAAAGCAATTCCAGCAAATCTCTCATCTCGATAAAGAGCGGTGAGAAACGTGCCAATGTATCAATGAACGATGCGCTCGATGAAATTTCCGGGGGCGATCGAAAgaataacaaaaagaaaaaacgattttctaaaGGATGA
- the l(1)G0020 gene encoding RNA cytidine acetyltransferase isoform X2 produces the protein MVRKKIDNRIRVLIENGVISGHRTMFVIVGEKARDQVVLLHHMLSKSVVKARPSVLWCYKKELGFSSHRKKRMKSIQKKVKAGKLDVNEDDPFELFVVSTNIRYCYYNETHKILGNTYGMCVLQDFEALTPNLLARTIETVEGGGVIILLLQSVTSLKKLYTMSMDVHQRFRTEAHQDVVCRFNERFLLSLASCDRCLVVDDQLRVLPISSQNLKIEALPKGETTSEEQAELETLKESFKDTQPVSSLINCCKTVDQAKALLKFIETISEKTLRSTVSLTAARGRGKSATLGLAIAGAVAFGYSNIYISSPSPENLNTLFEFVFKGFDALAYQEHLDYGLVQSTNPEFNKATVRVNVFRDHRQTIQYIHPTDVHKLSQAELLVIDEAAAIPLPYVKAMLGPYLVFLSSTINGYEGTGRSLSLKLLQQLRSQTTTPNHQDKSDKSKSEKSLLGRQLYELTLDESIRYKPGDAVEEWLTNLLCLDAMTHAPILSGCPPPDICQLYYINRDTLFSYHKASELFLQRLVALYVASHYKNSPNDLQMMSDAPAHHLFCLLGPVDPNRKSLPEILVVIQVCLEGEVSKETIADGLGRGRRAAGDLIPWTIAQQYQDNDFPRLAGARIVRLATHPDYQGMGYGSRAMELLRQYYEMKIPNLDEKSDEAASTEISRIADEHLDLLEETIEPRASLPPLLLKLTERRPESLDYIGVSYGLTEPLLKFWKRSNFVPVYLRQTANDITAEHSCIMLCKIVSDEDKDFGWLEAYWKDFRRRFTTLLSYSFNNYSPSLALGILTNKAVKSTNTVIKKEMLDAFFTPYDLKRLGMYSNNMADYHLIMDLLPPLARLYFLNLMGETHFSPVQAAILLGLGLQHKTVDKLAEELDLPSSQLLGLFNRVVRKSMQFLNGVAEEFVESTMMRSERSNDEIRVDAEKGKSMNAELEAAAKELQAKQRAELAKLKQENLKQYAIKGTDEDWDNVLKSNSSKSLISIKSESLP, from the exons ATGGTTCGTAAAAAGATTGACAACCGTATACGAGTTTTAATCGAAAATGGAGTTATCAGTGGACACAGAACAATGTTCGTTATTGTTGGAGAAAAAGCGAGGGATCAG gtTGTTCTTCTCCATCACATGTTATCGAAATCCGTCGTTAAAGCACGACCCTCCGTTCTATGGTGTTATAAAAAAGAGTTGGGGTTCAGTAGCCATCGCAAAAAACGTATGAAATCCATTCAGAAAAAAGTTAAAGCAGGGAAACTTGATGTCAACGAGGACGACCCTTTCGAATTGTTTGTTGTATCAACAAACATCCGTTACTGTTATTATAACGAGACACATAAAATTTTAGGAAACACATACGGAATGTGTGTCCTTCAG GATTTTGAAGCTCTCACACCAAATCTCTTGGCTCGTACTATAGAAACTGTGGAAGGTGGAGGAGTGATAATATTACTGTTACAATCCGTTacgtctttgaaaaaattgtatacaATGAGCATGGATGTTCATCAGCGTTTTCGGACCGAGGCACATCAG gATGTAGTCTGTAGATTCaacgaaagatttttattgTCCCTTGCTTCTTGCGACCGTTGTCTCGTTGTGGATGATCAACTACGAGTTTTACCAATATCGTCGCAAAACTTGAAAATAGAAGCCCTGCCAAAAGGTGAAACTACGAGCGAGGAACAAGCTGAGCTTGAAACGCTAAAGGAAAGTTTCAAGGACACACAGCCAGTTTCATCACTGATAAACTGCTGCAAAACGGTTGATCAGGCCAAAGCTcttctcaaattcatcgaaaCGATATCCGAAAAGACTTTAAGATCAACCGTTTCGTTAACCGCGGCGAGAGGTCGTGGAAAATCTGCGACTCTTGGTCTCGCCATCGCCGGAGCTGTCGCTTTCGGATACTCGAACATTTACATCTCAAGTCCAAGTCCAGAAAATTTGAACACGTTGTTCGAGTTTGTTTTCAAAG GTTTCGATGCTCTGGCTTACCAGGAACATCTCGATTACGGCCTGGTTCAATCAACAAATCCAGAATTCAATAAAGCGACTGTCCGCGTCAACGTTTTTCGAGATCACAGACAAACGATCCAGTACATCCATCCAACGGACGTACACAAATTGAGTCAAGCGGAATTGCTCGTAATTGACGAAGCAGCAGCGATTCCGCTGCCTTACGTCAAAGCGATGCTCGGCCCTTATCTTGTTTTCCTTTCCTCGACGATCAACGGCTACGAGGGTACAGGacgttctctttctctcaaatTGTTGCAACAACTGAGATCTCAAACTACCACACCGAATCATCAGGATAAATCCGACAAATCGAAATCGGAAAAATCTCTTCTCGGTCGACAACTTTACGAGCTTACGCTCGACGAATCTATTCGTTACAAACCCGGCGACGCCGTCGAAGAGTGGCTCACAAATTTACTCTGCCTCGATGCCATGACTCACGCGCCGATCCTTTCCGGATGTCCACCGCCCGACATTTGCCAAttgtattatatcaatcgaGATACTCTTTTCTCGTATCACAAAGCCTCAGAGTTGTTTCTTCAAAGACTTGTCGCACTTTACGTCGCTTCTCACTACAAG aATAGTCCAAACGATCTCCAAATGATGTCGGACGCACCAGCTCATCACCTCTTCTGTCTCCTTGGCCCGGTCGATCCCAACAGAAAATCTCTGCCCGAAATTTTGGTGGTTATACAAGTATGTCTGGAAGGCGAAGTCAGCAAAGAAACGATAGCCGATGGATTGGGACGGGGACGAAGAGCCGCAGGTGATCTTATACCGTGGACAATCGCGCAGCAGTATCAGGACAATGATTTTCCAAGATTAGCTGGCGCTCGGATCGTGCGTTTAGCTACGCATCCTGATTATCAAGGC ATGGGTTACGGAAGTCGAGCTATGGAATTACTCAGACAATATTACGAAATGAAAATACcgaatctcgatgaaaaatctGACGAGGCAGCGAGCACGGAAATTTCTCGAATTGCGGACGAACATTTGGACCTTCTCGAGGAAACAATCG aacCCAGAGCATCTCTGCCACCACTTCTGCTCAAATTGACTGAACGACGACCCGAAAGTTTGGACTACATTGGCGTGTCTTACGGACTGACGGAGCCTCTtttaaaattctggaaaagATCAAACTTCGTTCCGGTTTATCTGAG GCAAACTGCAAATGACATAACTGCTGAACATTCATGCATAATGCTGTGCAAAATCGTTTCGGACGAAGACAAAGACTTTGGATGGCTCGAGGCTTATTGGAAAGATTTTCGACGAAGATTTACTACCCTTCTGTCGTACTCTTTCAATAACTATTCCCCGTCTTTAGCTCTCGGGATTCTCACGAATAAAGCTGTTAAATCTACGAACACAG TTatcaaaaaagaaatgttGGACGCATTCTTCACGCCTTACGATCTGAAGCGTTTGGGAATGTACAGTAATAATATGGCTGATTATCATTTGATAATGGATTTGTTGCCGCCTCTGGCACGTCTGTATTTCCTCAATTTGATGGGAGAGACGCACTTTTCACCGGTTCAAGCG GCAATACTTCTCGGGCTGGGTCTTCAACACAAAACGGTGGACAAGCTCGCGGAAGAATTGGATTTGCCATCGTCACAATTGCTCGGTTTGTTTAACCGAGTTGTACGAAAGTCGATGCAATTCCTGAACGGCGTAGCCGAGGAATTTGTTGAAAGTACGATGATGAGAAGCGAAAGATCAAACGACGAGATACGTGTCGATGCGGAAAAGGGAAAAAGCATGAACGCCGAGTTGGAAGCCGCAGCTAAG GAACTTCAAGCCAAACAACGTGCCGAATTAGCCAAATTAAAACAGGAAAATTTGAAGCAGTACGCGATAAAAGGCACCGACGAAGATTGGGACAACGTTCTCAAAAGCAATTCCAGCAAATCTCTCATCTCGATAAAGAGCG